The Candidatus Aminicenantes bacterium genome has a segment encoding these proteins:
- a CDS encoding PTS fructose transporter subunit IIB — translation MTLVAVTACPTGIAHTYMAAERLEKAGRKMGLSIKVETQGAMGIENELTPADVAAADAVIFAVGIPVLRKERFAGKKIFEIPVQDAIKSAEAVLTRVKGELGL, via the coding sequence ATGACTCTCGTCGCCGTCACCGCCTGCCCGACCGGAATCGCTCATACTTACATGGCGGCCGAGCGCTTGGAGAAAGCCGGGCGCAAGATGGGCCTGTCGATCAAGGTCGAGACCCAAGGCGCCATGGGCATCGAAAACGAGCTGACCCCGGCCGACGTCGCCGCGGCCGATGCCGTGATCTTCGCCGTCGGCATCCCCGTGCTCCGGAAGGAGCGCTTCGCCGGCAAGAAGATCTTCGAGATCCCCGTCCAGGACGCCATCAAGAGCGCCGAGGCGGTCCTGACCCGGGTCAAGGGCGAACTTGGCCTCTGA
- a CDS encoding PTS fructose transporter subunit IIC, translating to MNTDRFKKYLLSGVSYAIPFVASGGILIALSIALAPMTGQGPDFSQAPFLKLINDIGSAAFAFLIPVLSGYIAFGIADRPGLVPGFVGGYIAGQVGAGFLGGIVSGLLAGGLVFAIKKLKPPRYLRPIMPILIIPALSSLVVGFVMFKVVGAPISDLMATIQRWLEMMNSGNQILLGVILGSMIAFDMGGPVNKVAFFFGAAMIQRGNFSVMGACAAAICIPPLGLGLATLLKRSLWSEEEREAGLAALAMGAIGITEGAIPFAAAEPLRVIPVIMAGSSVGAVIAMLGGVGDHAPHGGPIVLPVVDHPLPYILAIVAGSLTVAILSNIFRKRAKRPAEQQ from the coding sequence ATGAACACCGATCGTTTTAAAAAATATCTCCTGTCCGGCGTCTCCTACGCCATCCCCTTCGTGGCCAGCGGCGGCATCCTGATCGCCCTGTCCATCGCGCTGGCCCCGATGACGGGCCAGGGGCCGGATTTCTCCCAGGCGCCGTTCCTGAAGCTGATCAACGACATCGGCTCGGCCGCCTTCGCTTTCCTGATCCCGGTCCTGTCCGGCTACATCGCCTTCGGCATCGCCGACCGACCCGGCCTCGTCCCGGGCTTCGTCGGCGGCTACATCGCCGGACAGGTCGGGGCCGGCTTCCTGGGCGGGATCGTCTCCGGCCTCCTGGCCGGGGGCCTGGTCTTCGCCATCAAGAAGCTCAAGCCGCCCCGCTACCTGCGGCCGATCATGCCCATCCTGATCATCCCGGCGCTGTCCTCGCTCGTCGTCGGCTTCGTCATGTTCAAGGTCGTCGGAGCCCCGATCAGCGATCTGATGGCGACCATCCAGCGCTGGCTGGAGATGATGAACTCGGGCAACCAGATCCTGCTCGGCGTCATCCTGGGCTCGATGATCGCCTTCGACATGGGCGGCCCGGTCAACAAGGTGGCCTTCTTTTTCGGCGCGGCCATGATCCAGCGCGGCAATTTTTCGGTCATGGGCGCCTGCGCCGCGGCTATCTGCATTCCCCCGCTCGGATTGGGACTGGCCACCCTCCTCAAGCGCAGTCTATGGTCGGAGGAGGAGCGCGAAGCCGGTCTGGCCGCCCTGGCTATGGGAGCCATCGGCATCACCGAGGGGGCCATCCCGTTCGCAGCGGCCGAGCCGCTCCGGGTCATCCCCGTCATCATGGCCGGATCGAGTGTCGGCGCCGTGATCGCCATGCTCGGTGGTGTCGGCGACCACGCCCCGCACGGCGGTCCGATCGTCCTGCCCGTCGTCGACCACCCGCTACCCTACATCCTGGCCATCGTCGCCGGATCGCTCACCGTCGCCATCCTTTCGAATATTTTCCGCAAACGGGCCAAGCGCCCCGCCGAACAGCAATAA